The Deltaproteobacteria bacterium nucleotide sequence CATATTTCCCCTGCTCCTGGGAGGGGTCTTCCTGGTGGGGGTTATCGGAAAGCTACTCCCCGAGGAGTTGATACGGCAGTGGCTGGGCGGCAACGGAATCCTCGCCTCCTTTTTCGGGACGATGATCGGGGCGGTGACCTACTTTGCCACCATGACCGAGGCGCCGTTTGTGCACACCCTGATGGGGCTGGGCATGGGAAAAGGGCCTGCCCTTGCCCTTCTTCTTACCGGGCCAGGCGTGAGCCTTCCGAACTGGCTCGCCATCGCACGGGTCTTCGGGGTGAAAAAAGCAACCGTCTACGTGCCGGTGATCGTCGTCTCCGGCACGCTGATGGGGTGGTTTTTCGGTAATTTCATTTTTTAGGGAGCTTTTTTCCATTGTGTCTCCAGGAGGTGGATCATGGACGTAACCGTTTTAGGTCCGGGCTGCCCGAAGTGCAGGGTCGTGGAGAAGGCGGTCAGGCAGGCAGTTGAAGAGATGGGACTTGATGCAAATGTATCCAAGGTGGAGGACATACGGGAAATGATGAAGTACCGGGTCGCATTGACCCCGGCGGTGGCGATAGACGGGATGGTGAAAATTGCGGGGAGAATTCCTACCCTGGAGGAGCTCAAGCGGCTGCTCTCGGAAATTGCCGGGTAACGCAGGGAAAAGAGGCATTCCCGTAAAGGTATTGTTGACAAGGAGGCAAAGATCATGTGATGTATCAATATCCGGGCATGCGAGGTTTACGAAAGGAGGGAGGATATGGGGAGTCCCGTGATCGTCGATAAAGATCAGGGTATCGCGGTTGTCACCCTCAACCGGCCCGAGGTGTACAATGCCCTCTCTGCCGATCTCGTCTCCGCTCTTATCGGGGCGCTGCGGGAGGCCGAAAGGGACGATGCGTTGGGAGTAATCATCCTGACGGGAGCGGGGAAAGCGTTCTCTGCCGGGGGAGACCTCGATGAGATCATCGCGCTCGCCGAGGGTGATTCCGGGGAGAGGGAGGCCTACCTGAGCCTTTTCAAGGAGATGATATTGGCGATACGGCTGGTCTCCGTACCGGTTATCGCGGCCGTGAACGGCTATTGCATCGGCGGTGGAAACGAGGTCAACATCGCCTGCGACCTCACCATCGCATCGGAGAGGGCAAAGTTCGGCCAGGCGGGAACGAAGGTGGGATCGGTGCCCCTCATGGGAGGAACGCAGCTCCTGCCCCTCCTCGTGGGGGAGAAAAAATCAAAGGAGATGGTCTATCTGAGCCGCACCTACGACGCCCGCGAGGCGGAGAGGATGGGGCTGGTAAACGCCGTGGTGCCCCACGACCGGCTCATGGAGGAAGCGCGAAGCTGGGCCGGTGAGATACTGACGAAGAGCCCGACCGCGATATCGATCGCCAAGAAGGCGCACCATGAGCTTGCCGATTACCTGGAGCGCTCCATGGAGGAGGGCGTGGACACCCTCACCCGCTTCTGGGGAACGGAAGAGGCCCGGGAGGGATTCCGTGCTTTCAGGGACAAGCGAAAGCCGAACTTCAGGGACTGGGCTGACAAAAAGTAGGCCGCCCAGGTGTTTCGTGTCCCCGCCGACGCCTCATAAAACTTGGATTTTTTCAATTCTTTTCCTGTCAAAATAGCGCTGAACATCTGGTATTCTGTTCCAAGAACCGGCTCAATGGGAGGGATTGCCATGATGACCCTTTTCGATGAGTTTACACTCGGAAACATTACCCTGAGCAACCGCTTCGTTAGGTCCGCCACCTGGGAGGGAATGTGCGACGACAGGGGGGTGCCGACGGAAAAGCTCGCCTCTCTGTACGAGGAACTGGCAAAGGGGGGGGTAGGTCTCATCATCACGGGATACGCCTACGTGAGAGAGGATGGCAAGGGAAACCCTTTCCAGATGGGTCTGTATGATGATGCTCTGGTTCCCCACCTGAAAGAACTGGTTAGCCGGGTGCACGCTCTCGGAGGGAAAATTGTGGCCCAGATCGTTCACGCGGGAGGGCAGGGAAAGGAGTCTGTTTCCGGGATGAGGACGATTGCTCCCTCCGCCATATCCTTTCCCTCCTATCCCGAGGTGCCCGGGGAGATGACCGGTAAAGACATAGAGGACGTCATAGGGGCCTTCGGGGAGGCAGCGGTGCGCTCCGTACGGTGTGGCTTCGACGGGGTTCAGATTCACGGTGCACACGGCTTTCTCATAAGCCAGTTTCTCTCCCCTCTCACCAACAAGAGGAAGGATGAGTTCGGTGGGTCCCTGGAGAACCGCTCCCGGTTTCTCATGGAGGTCTTGCGCAGGGTCAGAGAGGGCGTGGGAAAAGACTTCCCCGTTCTCATCAAGATCAACGCAGACGACTTTTTGACGGGCGGCTTTTCCTTCGGTGACCTCATCAGGCTTGCGAAGATGCTGGAGGATGAAGGCCTGGATGGAATGGAGGTCTCGGGGGGAACGCCTGCATCGGGAGACAGGAACCCTGCCAGGATAGGGATACTCGGCATCGAGGAAGAGGCGTACCACAGGGAGTACGCCTCGATATTGAAGAGCCAGGTACGTTTCCCTATCATCCTCGTCGGGGGCCTTCGCTCCCCGGCCCTTTTGGAGGAAATACTCCTGTCGGGTGACGCCGACCTCTTTTCCCTGTCCCGGCCCTTTATCAGGGAACCGGGGCTCGTCTCGCGGTGGTCTTCGGGTGACCTTACCAAGGCGAAGTGCATTTCCTGTAATGGCTGCTTCCTCCCGGGCATGCAGGAGGGCGGCATCTACTGCATCGTGGAAAAGAGGGAGCGGGAAGCGTAAACTGCCGGCATTTCAGAGTAAAGAGCCCATTGAACAGCAAGAAGGGACAGGCGCAGATCTCACCCGGACAACAAGGAGCCTTCCCCTGTCACAGGATTCCTCCCAGGGAGACGAGGAGGATGACGAGGAGCGCGAAGAGGTTCGTCGCCTGAAACAGCGCGGAAGCGGGAAAATCCCTCTTTTTCCTCCCGAGGATGAAAATGCTTCTCACCATAAAGAGCAGTGCCGCCGCGGTAAGAAGGGCGCCCGTTGCCCGCGATCCCGTTACCTGAAAGAGGGGCAGGGAGAGGGACGTTACCGCTGTTGCCATCAGCCAGATGAAGGTAATGCGGGGCAGCTGCTTCCTGCTGAGCCGATCGGCGGGCGTTTTGAGGCCTGCCCGACGGTAATCGTCGCTGTAGCGTATGGCGAGGAGCCAGAAGTGGGGTACCTGCCAGATGAAGAAAAAGAAGGAGAGGGTGACGATTCTCGGGTCGGCCAGGGTCCCCCCTGCTGCGGCCCATCCGATCGCAGGCGGAATGGAACCCACCAGGGCGCCGGGTATGACGGCGA carries:
- a CDS encoding protoheme IX farnesyltransferase; translation: MKRAKTFSLVKGNISILASLSAVAGFVLQAGESSLSPSLAGVFLGTLTIAMGASALNQYQERDIDSRMDRTRQRPIPAGEITPKAALAVALALALSGTLILLTAGGIAAAGLGAFALFWYNGVYTYLKRVTAFAVIPGALVGSIPPAIGWAAAGGTLADPRIVTLSFFFFIWQVPHFWLLAIRYSDDYRRAGLKTPADRLSRKQLPRITFIWLMATAVTSLSLPLFQVTGSRATGALLTAAALLFMVRSIFILGRKKRDFPASALFQATNLFALLVILLVSLGGIL
- a CDS encoding thioredoxin family protein; the protein is MDVTVLGPGCPKCRVVEKAVRQAVEEMGLDANVSKVEDIREMMKYRVALTPAVAIDGMVKIAGRIPTLEELKRLLSEIAG
- a CDS encoding NADH:flavin oxidoreductase, producing MMTLFDEFTLGNITLSNRFVRSATWEGMCDDRGVPTEKLASLYEELAKGGVGLIITGYAYVREDGKGNPFQMGLYDDALVPHLKELVSRVHALGGKIVAQIVHAGGQGKESVSGMRTIAPSAISFPSYPEVPGEMTGKDIEDVIGAFGEAAVRSVRCGFDGVQIHGAHGFLISQFLSPLTNKRKDEFGGSLENRSRFLMEVLRRVREGVGKDFPVLIKINADDFLTGGFSFGDLIRLAKMLEDEGLDGMEVSGGTPASGDRNPARIGILGIEEEAYHREYASILKSQVRFPIILVGGLRSPALLEEILLSGDADLFSLSRPFIREPGLVSRWSSGDLTKAKCISCNGCFLPGMQEGGIYCIVEKREREA
- a CDS encoding 1,4-dihydroxy-2-naphthoyl-CoA synthase (catalyzes the formation of 1,4-dihydroxy-2-naphthoate from O-succinylbenzoyl-CoA); its protein translation is MGSPVIVDKDQGIAVVTLNRPEVYNALSADLVSALIGALREAERDDALGVIILTGAGKAFSAGGDLDEIIALAEGDSGEREAYLSLFKEMILAIRLVSVPVIAAVNGYCIGGGNEVNIACDLTIASERAKFGQAGTKVGSVPLMGGTQLLPLLVGEKKSKEMVYLSRTYDAREAERMGLVNAVVPHDRLMEEARSWAGEILTKSPTAISIAKKAHHELADYLERSMEEGVDTLTRFWGTEEAREGFRAFRDKRKPNFRDWADKK